A window of the Nycticebus coucang isolate mNycCou1 chromosome 3, mNycCou1.pri, whole genome shotgun sequence genome harbors these coding sequences:
- the MAFF gene encoding transcription factor MafF, translating into MSGDPLSSKALKIKRELSENTPHLSDEALMGLSVRELNRHLRGLSAEEVTRLKQRRRTLKNRGYAASCRVKRVCQKEELQKQKSELEREVDKLARENAAMRLELDALRGKCEALQGFARSVAAARGPAALVAPASVITIIKSTPGPGSGSAPGPDPAPGPAACS; encoded by the exons ATGTCTGGGGACCCCTTATCCAGCAAAGCCCTGAAG ATAAAGCGTGAGCTGAGCGAGAACACACCACACCTGTCAGACGAAGCACTGATGGGGCTGTCAGTGCGTGAGCTGAACCGACACCTGCGAGGGCTCTCAGCTGAGGAGGTGACCCGGCTCAAGCAGCGGCGCCGCACGCTCAAGAACCGCGGCTATGCCGCCAGCTGCCGCGTGAAGCGCGTGTGCCAGAAGGAGGAGCTGCAGAAGCAGAAGTCGGAGCTGGAGCGCGAGGTGGACAAGCTGGCGCGCGAGAACGCGGCCATGCGTCTGGAGCTCGACGCCTTGCGCGGCAAGTGCGAGGCGCTGCAGGGCTTCGCGCGTTCGGTGGCCGCGGCCCGCGGGCCAGCAGCGCTAGTGGCGCCTGCCAGCGTTATCACTATCATCAAGTCCACCCCAGGTCCGGGGTCTGGATCCGCCCCCGGCCCAGACCCCGCCCCCGGCCCGGCCGCCTGCTCCTAG